A window of the Tunturibacter empetritectus genome harbors these coding sequences:
- a CDS encoding DUF4188 domain-containing protein: MPIIHAGRYSTHIEGPFVVFLIGFRINRFLAVNKWLSVGKAMGPMLSELYANPSLGFLGGFSSVYWPGVMVTQYWRSFDQLVNYAQSRNAAHLPAWKVFNQNIGDDGSVGIWHETYQVAAGKYESIYANMPRFGLAVAGTHEPATGHLRDARSRMQP; the protein is encoded by the coding sequence ATGCCCATTATCCACGCAGGCCGCTACTCCACCCACATCGAAGGGCCCTTCGTCGTCTTCCTCATAGGTTTTCGCATCAACCGTTTCTTGGCCGTCAACAAATGGCTCTCCGTCGGCAAAGCCATGGGACCCATGCTCAGCGAGCTCTACGCCAACCCGTCCCTGGGCTTCCTCGGCGGCTTCTCCTCCGTCTACTGGCCCGGCGTCATGGTCACCCAGTACTGGCGCAGCTTCGACCAGCTCGTCAATTACGCCCAATCCCGCAACGCCGCCCACCTTCCCGCCTGGAAGGTTTTCAACCAGAACATCGGCGACGACGGCTCCGTCGGCATCTGGCACGAAACCTATCAGGTCGCCGCCGGCAAGTACGAATCCATCTACGCCAACATGCCCCGCTTCGGCCTGGCCGTCGCTGGCACCCACGAACCCGCTACCGGACACCTCCGCGACGCCCGCTCCCGCATGCAGCCCTGA
- a CDS encoding DUF1330 domain-containing protein, which yields MKKGYWVVAYQTVGDDATMKSYAELAGVALKPFGVRLLVSPRGEVTALEAGLKQMTVVVEFDSYADALAAYETADYKKALAALGPNVKRDFRIAEGA from the coding sequence ATGAAGAAGGGTTATTGGGTGGTTGCATACCAGACGGTTGGGGATGATGCGACGATGAAGAGCTATGCAGAGTTGGCTGGAGTTGCGCTGAAGCCGTTTGGGGTGCGTCTTCTGGTGTCGCCGCGTGGCGAGGTTACGGCTTTGGAGGCTGGGTTGAAGCAGATGACGGTAGTGGTGGAGTTTGACAGCTACGCGGATGCTTTGGCTGCGTATGAGACTGCGGATTATAAGAAGGCTCTGGCTGCGCTTGGGCCAAATGTAAAGAGAGACTTTCGGATCGCTGAGGGAGCTTGA
- a CDS encoding STAS domain-containing protein gives MTVAQVWKSSKFTIERSQGEKPGTVVFRLSGPFTARDMHASLSPDVLRSTFESEEGSDPHAPPVAPRHVLDLTEVPYMDSAGLGLIVSHYVRCQSRGVRLVLAGVSSRVLQLFEMTKVDKFFPRAATVEEAERL, from the coding sequence ATGACGGTAGCCCAGGTCTGGAAGAGTTCGAAGTTCACGATTGAACGCAGTCAAGGCGAGAAGCCCGGCACAGTCGTCTTTCGATTGTCCGGACCGTTTACGGCGCGGGACATGCACGCTTCCCTTTCGCCTGATGTACTTCGCAGTACGTTTGAATCGGAGGAGGGGAGCGATCCGCATGCGCCCCCTGTTGCTCCTCGCCACGTTCTGGATCTGACAGAGGTCCCGTATATGGATTCTGCGGGGCTTGGTTTGATCGTCAGCCACTATGTCCGGTGCCAGAGCAGAGGAGTTCGGTTGGTTTTGGCCGGGGTGAGTTCGCGCGTGCTTCAACTGTTTGAGATGACCAAGGTAGACAAGTTCTTTCCGAGGGCCGCGACGGTCGAAGAGGCAGAACGGTTGTGA